Proteins co-encoded in one Flavobacterium fluviale genomic window:
- a CDS encoding MDR family MFS transporter: MLKTAFTHYINNFRGFTREIWILAIITFINRAGTMVLPFLSKYLKEDLQFTYNQVGWIMVAFGFGSMLGSWLGGKLSDKIGFYKIMIFSLFTSGVSLFFVQYITTFWALCVAMFLLMTIADMFRPAMFVSLGAYAKPENRTRALTLVRLAVNLGFAAGPALGGLIIMGMGYSGLFWVDGASCIISISIFALLVKEKKKAVHDDKTESASDVKSVFHDKIFWVFLFVSFITAMIFFQLFTTLPLYHNEKFGLSELQTGLLMTLNGLLIFSLEMPTVGFLERKAFPKIRIIIVGSFIMALSFFILLINFWAGILVVSMVCISIGEVLTFPFSNAFALSRAPRGQEGRYMALYTMSFSLAHIISSKVGFEIITRLGYQINWLFMACIGVIATGCCIWIKNALITEKTS; encoded by the coding sequence ATGCTTAAAACCGCTTTTACCCATTACATCAATAATTTTAGAGGATTTACTAGAGAAATTTGGATTCTTGCCATTATCACTTTTATCAATCGTGCTGGAACAATGGTACTTCCTTTTTTATCTAAATATTTAAAAGAAGATCTTCAATTTACCTACAATCAAGTCGGGTGGATTATGGTGGCGTTTGGTTTTGGTTCCATGCTGGGTTCTTGGCTTGGAGGTAAACTTTCGGATAAAATAGGCTTTTATAAAATCATGATTTTCAGTTTATTTACGAGCGGTGTTTCCCTTTTCTTTGTTCAATATATCACTACTTTTTGGGCGCTCTGCGTTGCCATGTTTTTATTAATGACCATTGCCGATATGTTTAGACCAGCGATGTTTGTTTCTTTAGGAGCTTATGCAAAACCAGAAAATAGAACACGTGCATTAACCTTGGTTCGTCTTGCCGTTAATTTAGGATTTGCTGCGGGACCTGCTCTTGGTGGCTTAATTATTATGGGAATGGGCTATTCTGGCCTTTTTTGGGTCGACGGTGCTTCTTGTATTATTTCGATTTCGATTTTCGCTTTATTAGTTAAAGAAAAGAAAAAAGCCGTTCACGATGATAAAACCGAAAGTGCTTCTGACGTAAAATCTGTTTTTCATGATAAAATTTTCTGGGTTTTCTTGTTTGTAAGTTTCATTACTGCAATGATCTTTTTTCAGCTTTTTACCACTTTACCTTTATATCATAATGAAAAATTTGGACTAAGCGAATTACAAACTGGATTATTAATGACGCTCAACGGACTTTTAATTTTCTCTTTAGAAATGCCTACAGTTGGATTTTTAGAACGAAAAGCTTTTCCTAAAATCAGAATTATCATTGTTGGTTCTTTTATAATGGCTTTGAGTTTCTTCATACTTCTTATTAATTTCTGGGCGGGGATATTGGTCGTGAGTATGGTTTGTATTTCTATAGGAGAAGTTTTGACATTTCCTTTTTCGAATGCCTTCGCTTTGAGCAGGGCACCACGCGGACAAGAAGGACGTTATATGGCACTTTATACCATGAGTTTTAGTCTAGCTCATATCATCAGTTCGAAAGTTGGCTTTGAAATTATCACAAGACTGGGTTATCAAATCAACTGGCTGTTTATGGCTTGTATAGGCGTAATCGCAACTGGATGTTGCATTTGGATTAAAAATGCTTTAATTACCGAGAAAACTTCTTAA
- a CDS encoding BlaI/MecI/CopY family transcriptional regulator — protein MQKLTNKEEEIMMILWKLKKAFVKEIQAEITEDQPHYNTLSTIVRNLEEKGYVGHNAFGNTHQYFPVVAIEDYRKGFMKTAIDNYFNSSYKSMVSFFAKEEKISADELREILSMIENKNEEK, from the coding sequence ATGCAGAAGTTAACAAACAAAGAAGAAGAAATTATGATGATTTTATGGAAGCTTAAAAAAGCTTTTGTAAAAGAAATTCAAGCAGAAATTACTGAGGACCAGCCCCACTATAATACTTTATCTACAATTGTTCGCAATCTAGAAGAGAAAGGATATGTTGGGCACAATGCCTTTGGAAATACGCATCAATACTTTCCTGTCGTTGCAATAGAAGATTATAGAAAAGGATTTATGAAAACGGCGATTGATAATTACTTTAATAGCTCTTATAAAAGTATGGTTTCCTTTTTTGCTAAAGAAGAAAAAATTTCAGCAGATGAATTGCGTGAAATTTTATCGATGATTGAAAATAAAAACGAAGAAAAATAA
- a CDS encoding M56 family metallopeptidase, whose amino-acid sequence MEALLIYIAKSCSLMLFFYCVYYFLLRKETFFNNNRWFLLFGLIVSAVLPLLNYTRVIWIDAPALGNSIQSSLMEIPEKEVSTFNWSHTILLLYGIGFLAFIIKFAIDFYSLNSIIKGKKIQQQADFKFIDVSENIAPFSYFEYIVYNSSLYTSSELENIIEHEKVHSDQNHTVDVLISRLFSIIFWFNPIIWLYKKAITQNLEFIADSEAAKKLQDKKSYQYTLLKITTHENCVAITNHFYQSLIKKRIVMLNKNQSKKKNSWKYYTVIPALAAFVLLFQIEVIAKEKPQTIKETTGETKAVDIYKIHKGSTDAELSEIKNKLKEIHSVNFEVSDIKRDAKNNLTSIKVDVTRGKQQAQSIQTGDQTIKDFGVLIITDQKGNKTIGIQTFEDSKSSKAKTGVSNNITTLTSDDDSKKSTDSKIIITNNNQNTKIETNVNSNSNTSTKTNSNTNSTISTIVTTDDNDAVTKITTSNGKTNVAFSNGSSKFSNTQESPLIIVDGKEMPSTFDLEDLKAQDIKSMSVFKGINAVSKYGEKGSNGVIEIETRK is encoded by the coding sequence ATGGAAGCTCTTCTTATCTATATAGCCAAATCATGCAGCTTAATGTTGTTCTTTTATTGCGTTTATTATTTTTTATTGCGTAAAGAGACATTCTTCAATAATAATAGATGGTTTTTACTATTCGGTTTAATTGTCTCAGCTGTTTTGCCTTTGTTAAATTATACAAGAGTTATATGGATAGATGCGCCAGCTTTAGGAAATTCTATTCAGTCGTCATTAATGGAAATTCCAGAAAAAGAAGTCTCAACTTTTAATTGGAGTCATACGATACTCCTTTTATATGGAATCGGTTTTTTGGCTTTTATCATAAAATTTGCGATAGATTTTTATAGCCTGAATTCTATTATTAAAGGAAAAAAAATACAACAGCAGGCCGATTTTAAATTTATAGATGTCAGCGAAAATATAGCACCCTTCTCCTACTTCGAATATATTGTTTACAACTCATCATTGTATACCAGTTCTGAATTGGAGAACATTATAGAGCATGAAAAAGTACACAGTGACCAAAATCATACTGTAGATGTATTGATTTCTAGATTATTCAGTATTATTTTCTGGTTTAATCCAATTATCTGGCTGTATAAAAAGGCAATCACGCAAAACCTTGAATTTATTGCAGACAGCGAGGCGGCTAAAAAATTACAAGACAAAAAATCCTATCAATACACACTTTTAAAAATAACAACACACGAAAATTGTGTTGCAATCACCAATCATTTTTATCAATCATTAATCAAAAAACGAATTGTCATGTTAAACAAAAATCAATCAAAAAAGAAAAATTCTTGGAAGTATTACACTGTAATACCAGCTCTTGCAGCATTTGTTTTATTATTTCAAATTGAAGTAATTGCAAAAGAAAAACCTCAGACAATAAAAGAAACTACTGGAGAAACAAAAGCTGTAGATATCTACAAAATCCACAAAGGCTCTACAGATGCAGAATTATCAGAAATTAAAAATAAATTAAAAGAAATTCACAGTGTTAATTTCGAGGTTAGCGATATAAAAAGAGACGCTAAAAACAACCTAACTTCAATAAAAGTTGACGTTACAAGAGGTAAACAGCAAGCTCAATCTATTCAAACTGGAGATCAAACTATAAAAGATTTTGGAGTACTTATTATAACAGATCAAAAAGGAAACAAAACAATTGGGATTCAAACTTTTGAAGATTCAAAAAGTTCTAAAGCAAAAACTGGAGTAAGTAATAACATAACAACTCTAACTTCTGACGATGACTCTAAAAAATCAACAGATTCAAAAATCATAATAACCAACAACAACCAAAACACTAAAATAGAAACCAATGTTAACAGTAATTCTAATACTAGTACAAAAACTAACAGTAATACTAATTCAACTATTAGCACTATTGTAACCACAGACGACAATGACGCAGTTACTAAAATAACTACTTCTAACGGAAAAACAAATGTTGCTTTCTCAAACGGTTCTTCAAAGTTTAGTAACACACAAGAATCTCCGCTTATAATTGTTGACGGTAAAGAAATGCCAAGCACTTTTGACCTTGAAGACTTGAAAGCTCAAGATATTAAATCTATGTCAGTATTTAAAGGAATAAACGCCGTTTCAAAATATGGCGAAAAAGGATCAAACGGTGTAATTGAAATCGAAACCCGCAAATAA
- a CDS encoding BlaI/MecI/CopY family transcriptional regulator yields the protein MQKLTNKEEEIMHILWKLKKAFVKEIQAEILEDQPHYNTLSTIVRNLEEKGYVAHNAFGNTHQYYPIVSIEDYRKGFMSTAIDNYFNSSYKSMVSFFAKEEKISADELREILDMIENPKGGK from the coding sequence ATGCAAAAACTAACCAATAAAGAAGAAGAAATCATGCATATTTTATGGAAGCTGAAAAAAGCTTTTGTAAAAGAAATCCAAGCAGAGATTTTAGAAGATCAGCCGCATTACAACACTTTATCTACCATTGTTCGTAATCTGGAAGAGAAAGGTTATGTTGCACACAATGCTTTTGGAAATACGCATCAATATTACCCAATTGTAAGTATCGAAGATTATCGAAAGGGTTTTATGAGTACTGCAATAGACAATTATTTCAACAGTTCATATAAAAGCATGGTTTCTTTTTTTGCTAAAGAAGAAAAAATTTCTGCAGATGAATTACGAGAAATATTAGACATGATCGAAAATCCAAAAGGAGGTAAATAA
- a CDS encoding M56 family metallopeptidase: MEALFIFILKSSGLLAMFYFAYILLLRKETFFNSSRFFLIAGLITSVILPFVVYTKVIWVEKPAAPIVSEKVIEHLSPAENNYTAVSYEPQYTPAAKAESEPIEVNWDLVLIAVYSIGFAIFIIKFGLDFYSLNTVLKGKEIQQQEDFKFVDINENIAPFSYFDYIVYNSSLYTPTELESILEHEKVHSDQNHTVDVLISRIFCILFWFNPIVWLYKKAILQNLEFIADREASKKISDKKAYQYTLLKITTHENCVAITNHFYQSLIKKRIVMLNKNQSNKTNYWKYYAVIPALGAFVLLFQIETIAQEKQQNGAPAIAKDSVRTTEETFKITKNTSDQELKELPGKLKASHNLDIEISNVKRNSQKELTSIQIKVKSESGKKQAIVIDGDEAIKDCEFAIGADENGQKSINIITDGSFSVPVMIKNEKVIVRHNGDSDIIPPTPPVPPVFPSGAMPPAPAFDMSKMPKPPVAPKNMNDKAAVSKFEKEMEAFEKQMEVIQPQLEAYQRQIEMVMSQREAVYEKEMAKYEIAMEKFSADMEKFNYNFKFKFGNDADYGNSKEYEQDMKQLELDMKQHEKDMKQHAKDMKQHEKDMKQHERDMKAWEKENKKA; encoded by the coding sequence ATGGAAGCACTTTTCATTTTTATCCTAAAATCGAGCGGGTTACTGGCAATGTTTTATTTTGCTTACATTTTATTACTTCGCAAAGAAACTTTTTTTAACAGCAGCCGCTTTTTTCTAATCGCGGGATTAATAACTTCTGTAATTCTGCCTTTTGTAGTTTACACTAAAGTCATCTGGGTTGAAAAACCGGCAGCCCCGATAGTTTCAGAAAAAGTTATTGAGCATCTTTCTCCTGCTGAGAATAATTACACTGCTGTTTCTTACGAGCCTCAATATACTCCCGCAGCCAAGGCTGAATCAGAGCCGATCGAAGTTAATTGGGATTTAGTTTTAATTGCGGTTTACAGTATCGGATTTGCCATTTTTATAATCAAATTTGGACTTGATTTTTACAGCCTGAACACAGTTTTGAAAGGAAAAGAAATTCAACAGCAGGAAGATTTTAAATTTGTTGATATAAATGAAAATATCGCTCCCTTTTCTTACTTCGATTATATTGTGTATAACTCATCACTATACACTCCAACAGAATTAGAAAGTATTTTAGAACATGAAAAAGTACACAGTGATCAAAATCATACCGTAGATGTTTTGATTTCGAGAATCTTCTGTATTCTATTCTGGTTCAACCCAATAGTGTGGCTCTACAAAAAAGCTATTTTGCAAAATCTTGAATTTATTGCTGACCGCGAAGCTTCAAAAAAAATAAGCGACAAAAAAGCGTATCAATACACACTTTTAAAAATCACAACGCATGAAAACTGTGTTGCAATCACCAATCATTTTTATCAATCATTAATCAAAAAACGAATTGTCATGTTAAACAAAAATCAATCAAACAAAACCAATTATTGGAAGTATTACGCAGTAATTCCTGCTCTTGGTGCTTTTGTTCTTTTATTTCAAATAGAAACAATTGCACAGGAAAAGCAGCAAAATGGAGCTCCAGCCATTGCAAAGGATTCAGTAAGAACAACTGAGGAAACATTTAAAATTACTAAAAATACCAGCGATCAAGAATTAAAAGAATTGCCAGGAAAATTAAAAGCGAGTCATAATCTTGATATTGAAATTTCTAACGTAAAGAGAAATTCTCAAAAAGAATTAACTTCGATACAAATCAAAGTAAAATCAGAATCTGGTAAAAAACAAGCTATTGTTATTGACGGGGATGAAGCAATAAAGGACTGTGAATTTGCAATTGGAGCTGATGAAAACGGACAAAAATCAATTAATATTATTACAGATGGAAGTTTTTCTGTGCCTGTCATGATTAAAAATGAAAAAGTTATCGTTCGCCACAACGGTGACTCAGACATCATTCCTCCTACACCACCTGTACCGCCAGTTTTCCCATCTGGAGCCATGCCACCAGCACCAGCGTTTGATATGTCAAAAATGCCAAAACCTCCTGTTGCTCCAAAAAACATGAACGATAAAGCAGCTGTAAGTAAGTTCGAAAAAGAAATGGAAGCTTTTGAAAAGCAAATGGAAGTTATTCAACCACAATTAGAAGCTTACCAAAGACAAATTGAAATGGTAATGTCTCAAAGAGAAGCCGTTTATGAGAAAGAAATGGCTAAGTATGAAATAGCAATGGAAAAATTCAGCGCTGATATGGAAAAATTTAATTACAACTTTAAGTTTAAATTTGGAAATGATGCAGATTATGGCAATAGTAAAGAATATGAGCAAGACATGAAACAGCTGGAGCTTGATATGAAGCAGCATGAAAAAGATATGAAACAACATGCAAAAGATATGAAGCAACATGAAAAAGATATGAAGCAGCATGAAAGAGATATGAAAGCTTGGGAAAAAGAAAATAAAAAAGCTTAA
- a CDS encoding SsrA-binding protein yields MYKFLAKLNKILLPSFTKQGLDIAKAKKWQMAIIGYRAYVTKRALEN; encoded by the coding sequence ATGTATAAATTCTTAGCCAAACTCAATAAGATATTACTGCCAAGTTTTACCAAACAAGGCTTAGATATTGCAAAAGCAAAAAAATGGCAAATGGCTATTATTGGTTATCGTGCATATGTAACAAAACGTGCATTGGAGAATTAA
- a CDS encoding EamA family transporter has translation MKNKEINLPPVPAVLLAIISVQCGAAIAKTLFPAIGAAGTASIRIGVSALILLLAYRPNLRAITSDQWKIVVPYGLSLGAMNLIFYFAIERIPIGLAVTLEFVGPLLLAIAGSKRWVDYCWVLLAAIGILLIAPWTNDRLDPIGILCALLAGAFWTAYIVLGGKISKIMNGGQAVSTGMLFAAILILPFGFIENGLANLTPKLFGMGIALALLSSAIPFTLEMKALGQLPPRTFSILMSLEPAAASICAFIFLQENLSFYEILAVVCVVIASAGSTLTAKK, from the coding sequence ATGAAAAATAAAGAAATAAACCTTCCTCCTGTCCCGGCAGTATTACTAGCAATTATTAGTGTGCAGTGCGGAGCAGCAATTGCAAAAACACTCTTTCCTGCAATTGGCGCGGCAGGTACCGCATCTATACGTATTGGTGTTTCGGCATTAATTTTATTATTAGCCTATCGGCCAAATTTAAGAGCAATTACCTCAGATCAATGGAAAATTGTGGTTCCTTATGGTTTATCTCTAGGAGCCATGAATTTAATCTTTTATTTCGCCATTGAAAGAATTCCCATCGGACTAGCCGTAACTTTAGAATTTGTTGGACCGCTTTTGCTTGCGATAGCAGGCTCAAAACGCTGGGTAGATTATTGCTGGGTCCTGCTTGCTGCAATCGGAATTTTACTGATTGCACCTTGGACAAATGACCGCCTTGACCCTATTGGTATTTTATGCGCACTTTTGGCTGGAGCATTTTGGACAGCATATATTGTATTAGGAGGAAAAATTTCAAAAATAATGAACGGAGGCCAAGCCGTTTCAACAGGAATGCTGTTTGCGGCAATTTTAATTTTACCATTCGGTTTTATAGAAAACGGATTAGCAAATCTAACCCCAAAACTTTTCGGAATGGGGATTGCTCTTGCTCTTTTATCGAGTGCAATTCCGTTTACATTAGAAATGAAAGCTTTGGGTCAGCTTCCTCCGCGTACATTCAGTATTTTAATGAGTTTAGAACCAGCAGCAGCTTCTATTTGTGCTTTTATATTTTTACAGGAAAATTTAAGTTTTTATGAAATTCTTGCAGTGGTTTGTGTTGTAATCGCTTCTGCTGGAAGTACTTTGACTGCTAAAAAATAA
- a CDS encoding fasciclin domain-containing protein, with amino-acid sequence MKTRKFLATAILALAFGFTSFAQKSVMVGGAAMYPNKNIIENAVNSKDHTTLVAAVKAADLVETLKGAGPFTVFAPTNAAFDKLPKGTVESLLKPENKKMLQTILTYHVVSGKMNSSDIAEAIKAGKGKATLKTVSGGSLTAWMKGKDLYITDENGNKSKVTIADVNQSNGVIHVVDAVLLPKK; translated from the coding sequence ATGAAAACTAGAAAATTTTTAGCCACAGCAATTTTAGCATTAGCATTCGGATTTACTTCTTTCGCTCAAAAATCAGTAATGGTTGGCGGGGCAGCAATGTATCCTAACAAAAATATTATCGAGAATGCAGTTAACTCAAAAGATCATACTACTCTTGTAGCTGCGGTTAAAGCTGCTGATTTAGTAGAAACTTTAAAAGGTGCAGGTCCATTTACAGTTTTTGCCCCAACAAATGCTGCTTTTGATAAATTGCCAAAAGGTACTGTAGAGTCATTGTTGAAACCGGAAAATAAAAAAATGCTCCAAACGATCTTGACCTATCATGTTGTATCTGGAAAAATGAATTCATCTGATATTGCGGAAGCAATTAAAGCTGGTAAAGGAAAAGCAACTTTAAAAACAGTTAGCGGTGGTTCACTTACTGCTTGGATGAAAGGTAAAGATTTATATATTACAGATGAGAATGGTAATAAGTCGAAAGTTACAATTGCTGATGTTAATCAGTCGAATGGTGTTATTCACGTAGTTGATGCAGTATTATTGCCGAAGAAATAA
- a CDS encoding ExbD/TolR family protein, translated as MKNLPQKVRSKKLNSRVDLTAMVSVSFLLIIFFMVTIELAKPKVLEYGMAGCDDCDEYLGCSHVDENRILTILLDDHDEIITYSGLINFPIAAPKKINYGKKGIRKELITKNISILEYSKNLGKPKNGLIVIIKPSKKSNYGNLVDVLDEMTIAKIDTYAIVNDFTPEESKLLAAN; from the coding sequence ATGAAAAATCTACCTCAAAAAGTAAGAAGTAAAAAGCTAAATTCAAGAGTCGATTTAACTGCAATGGTAAGTGTTTCCTTTTTGCTGATTATATTTTTTATGGTAACAATTGAGTTGGCGAAGCCTAAAGTTTTAGAATATGGAATGGCGGGTTGTGATGATTGCGATGAATATTTGGGATGTAGTCATGTAGACGAAAACCGTATATTGACAATATTACTAGATGATCATGACGAAATAATAACTTATTCAGGACTAATAAATTTTCCAATTGCAGCCCCAAAAAAAATCAATTATGGTAAAAAAGGAATTCGAAAAGAATTAATAACAAAAAATATAAGCATACTTGAATATTCTAAAAATTTAGGGAAACCTAAAAATGGATTAATTGTAATTATTAAACCAAGTAAGAAATCAAATTACGGAAATTTAGTTGATGTTTTAGATGAAATGACAATAGCAAAAATTGATACTTATGCCATAGTGAACGATTTTACTCCAGAAGAATCCAAATTATTAGCTGCTAATTAA
- a CDS encoding ExbD/TolR family protein, whose product MKNLPKKIRSKKLNSRVDLTAMVSVSFLLIIFFMLVGELSKPKVLDLSAGNECCDCPVPHYGENRTFTIILGPNDKLIYYAGILAIPKIEPQITQYGKEGIRKKIETYNNAALKYAEQLGKTGRSISVIIKPAKKSNYGNLVDILNELKRANIDSYAIVPQFTPEETKLLAAK is encoded by the coding sequence ATGAAAAATCTACCCAAAAAAATCAGAAGTAAAAAGCTAAATTCAAGAGTTGATTTAACCGCAATGGTTAGTGTTTCCTTTTTGTTGATTATATTTTTTATGTTGGTTGGTGAATTATCCAAACCAAAAGTTTTAGATTTAAGTGCAGGCAATGAGTGTTGCGACTGTCCAGTTCCTCATTATGGAGAGAACAGAACATTTACAATCATATTAGGGCCAAATGATAAATTGATTTATTACGCAGGAATTTTGGCAATCCCAAAAATAGAACCACAGATAACCCAATATGGAAAAGAAGGCATTCGTAAAAAAATAGAAACTTATAACAATGCCGCTTTAAAATATGCTGAACAACTAGGTAAGACTGGTAGAAGTATTTCAGTTATTATAAAGCCAGCAAAAAAATCCAATTACGGAAATCTTGTAGATATTCTTAATGAGTTAAAAAGGGCTAATATTGATTCCTATGCAATTGTTCCTCAATTTACTCCAGAAGAAACAAAATTGTTAGCTGCCAAATAA
- the rpsA gene encoding 30S ribosomal protein S1, whose amino-acid sequence MSEQTKSQEEFLANFNWHNFQEGIDAVDEKNLQEFEELVSKTFIATDQEEVVEGVVVRITDRDVIVDINAKSEGVISLNEFRYNPNLKVGDKVEVLIDIREDKTGQLVLSHRKARTIKSWDRVIAANETGEIVNGFVKCRTKGGMIVDVFGIEAFLPGSQIDVKPIRDYDVYVNKMMEFKVVKINHEFKNVVVSHKALIEADIEVQKKEIIGQLQKGQVLEGVVKNITSYGVFIDLGGVDGLIHITDLSWSRINHPSEVLELDQKLNVVILDFDDEKTRIQLGLKQLNAHPWDALDANLTVGDKVKGKVVVIADYGAFIEVAEGVEGLIHVSEMSWSTHLRSAQDFVKVGDVVEAVILTLDRDDRKMSLGIKQLTQDPWTDITSKYPVGSKHTGIVRNFTNFGIFVELEEGIDGLIYISDLSWTKKIKHPSEFVNVGEKLDVVVLELDVEGRKLSLGHKQTTANPWDQYEDSFAVGTIHNGEISEIVDKGATVEFGDDIVAFIPTRHLEKEDGKKLKKGDTADFKVIEFNKEFKRVVASHTAIFREEEEKNVKAATENTSSNSTTNAPAATLGDNNDVLAALKAKMEKTEKK is encoded by the coding sequence ATGTCTGAACAAACAAAATCACAAGAAGAGTTTTTAGCAAATTTTAACTGGCATAACTTCCAAGAAGGAATTGATGCAGTAGATGAGAAAAACTTACAAGAGTTTGAAGAACTAGTATCAAAAACTTTCATCGCTACAGATCAAGAAGAAGTAGTTGAAGGAGTTGTTGTTAGAATTACAGATAGAGACGTTATCGTTGATATCAATGCTAAATCTGAAGGTGTTATTTCTTTAAACGAATTTCGTTACAACCCTAATTTAAAAGTAGGTGACAAAGTAGAAGTATTAATTGACATCCGTGAGGATAAAACAGGTCAATTAGTATTATCTCACAGAAAAGCACGTACTATCAAATCTTGGGATAGAGTTATTGCAGCTAATGAAACTGGAGAAATCGTTAACGGTTTTGTTAAATGTAGAACTAAAGGAGGTATGATTGTTGACGTATTCGGTATCGAGGCGTTCTTACCAGGATCTCAAATTGACGTTAAGCCAATTAGAGACTACGATGTATATGTAAACAAAATGATGGAATTCAAAGTGGTAAAAATCAACCACGAATTCAAAAACGTAGTTGTATCTCATAAAGCTCTTATCGAGGCTGATATTGAAGTACAGAAAAAAGAAATCATCGGTCAATTACAAAAAGGACAAGTATTAGAAGGTGTTGTTAAAAACATTACTTCTTATGGTGTGTTCATTGACTTAGGTGGTGTTGACGGATTAATTCACATTACTGACCTTTCTTGGAGTAGAATCAACCACCCAAGTGAAGTTCTTGAATTAGACCAGAAATTAAACGTTGTAATCCTTGATTTCGATGATGAGAAAACAAGAATTCAATTAGGATTGAAACAATTAAACGCTCACCCATGGGATGCTTTAGATGCTAACTTAACTGTTGGTGATAAAGTTAAAGGTAAAGTAGTTGTAATCGCTGATTACGGTGCTTTCATCGAAGTTGCTGAAGGTGTTGAAGGTTTAATCCACGTTTCTGAAATGTCATGGTCAACTCATTTACGTTCTGCTCAAGATTTCGTAAAAGTTGGAGATGTTGTTGAAGCTGTTATCTTAACTTTAGACAGAGATGATCGTAAGATGTCATTAGGTATCAAACAATTAACTCAAGATCCATGGACTGATATCACTTCTAAATACCCAGTAGGTTCTAAACATACAGGTATCGTTAGAAACTTTACAAACTTTGGTATTTTCGTAGAATTAGAAGAAGGAATTGATGGATTAATCTACATTTCTGACCTTTCTTGGACTAAGAAAATCAAACACCCATCTGAATTTGTAAACGTTGGTGAAAAACTTGATGTAGTTGTATTAGAATTAGATGTTGAAGGACGTAAATTATCTTTAGGTCACAAACAAACTACTGCTAATCCTTGGGATCAATACGAAGATTCTTTCGCTGTAGGAACTATCCACAATGGTGAAATTTCTGAAATCGTTGACAAAGGAGCTACTGTAGAATTCGGAGATGATATCGTTGCTTTCATTCCAACTCGTCACCTTGAAAAAGAAGACGGAAAGAAATTGAAAAAAGGTGATACAGCTGATTTCAAAGTAATTGAATTCAACAAAGAATTCAAAAGAGTAGTTGCTTCTCACACTGCTATCTTCCGCGAAGAAGAAGAGAAAAATGTGAAAGCTGCAACTGAAAATACTTCATCTAACTCTACTACTAATGCACCAGCTGCAACTTTAGGAGATAACAATGATGTATTAGCTGCTTTAAAAGCTAAAATGGAAAAAACTGAGAAAAAATAA
- a CDS encoding DUF805 domain-containing protein, with protein sequence MNWYLKVFRDYFNIEGRARRSEYWMFSLYNFSFATILFIIDAIFRLSLNFFPFGWFCILYAVTSFVPSIAVTVRRLHDVGKSGWMILLCLIPFFGGIWLFILLILNGDSQKNEYGENPKFESKDEDCSNADYIIQLVLISTLINVLIYKVVAEFINSEVFYKFYKSINYPSLLFWSIVPITLSFALKDKNKRLPFLILGSIYFLYTMKEVFDTLKELLYNWYLFS encoded by the coding sequence ATGAACTGGTATTTAAAAGTTTTTAGGGACTACTTCAATATTGAAGGCAGAGCACGAAGAAGTGAATATTGGATGTTTTCGCTTTATAATTTTAGTTTTGCAACAATACTATTTATAATAGATGCGATTTTTCGTTTAAGTTTAAATTTCTTTCCTTTCGGGTGGTTTTGCATATTATATGCTGTCACTTCATTTGTCCCAAGTATTGCTGTAACTGTTAGACGGCTTCACGATGTTGGCAAAAGCGGCTGGATGATTTTATTGTGTTTAATTCCTTTTTTTGGCGGAATTTGGTTATTTATTTTATTGATTTTAAATGGTGATTCGCAAAAAAATGAATACGGTGAAAATCCAAAATTTGAATCTAAAGATGAGGATTGTTCAAATGCAGATTATATAATTCAGCTCGTATTAATTTCTACATTGATCAATGTATTAATATATAAAGTTGTCGCAGAGTTTATTAATTCAGAAGTTTTTTATAAGTTTTACAAGTCAATTAATTATCCTAGTTTGTTATTTTGGTCAATTGTACCAATCACTCTTTCTTTTGCACTAAAAGATAAAAACAAACGCCTTCCATTTTTAATTTTAGGAAGTATCTATTTTCTTTACACCATGAAAGAAGTATTTGATACGCTTAAGGAACTTTTATATAATTGGTATTTATTTTCTTAA